A genomic window from Vicia villosa cultivar HV-30 ecotype Madison, WI unplaced genomic scaffold, Vvil1.0 ctg.002989F_1_1, whole genome shotgun sequence includes:
- the LOC131640185 gene encoding uncharacterized protein LOC131640185, translated as MWSMVENGNYTPMTTATDTIASVPKTQSQWTKEENDKVLLNSKAQFILSCALSREEYERIEECTTAKEIWDALKIHHEGTSHVKEERIDLGVRKFETFEMKEEETIDEMFSRFTIIVNELRSLDKAYTAHERIRKILRCLPKIWRPMVTAISQ; from the coding sequence ATGTGGTCTATGGTTGAAAATGGAAACTACACACCAATGACTACTGCAACAGACACAATTGCGTCAGTTCCAAAAACTCAGTCACAATGGACAAAGGAAGAAAACGATAAGGTGCTACTAAACTCTAAAGCTCAATTCATATTATCATGTGCTCTTAGCAGGGAAGAATACGAACGGATAGAAGAATGCACAACTGCTAAAGAAATCTGGGATGCCCTTAAAATACATCATGAAGGAACGAGTCATGTTAAAGAAGAAAGAATTGATCTAGGTGTTAGGAAATTTGAAACCTTTGAAATGAAGGAGGAAGAAACCATAGATGAAATGTTCTCTAGATTTACTATAATTGTCAATGAACTAAGATCACTGGATAAAGCTTATACTGCTCATGAAAGAATCAGAAAAATCTTGAGATGTCTTCCAAAAATTTGGAGACCTATGGTAACAGCTATTTCACAATGA